A single region of the Nicotiana sylvestris chromosome 6, ASM39365v2, whole genome shotgun sequence genome encodes:
- the LOC138870641 gene encoding uncharacterized protein encodes MFPHIHLPLGFKIQKFEKYDGHGDPITYLKRYCNQLRGAGGKEELLMAYFGESLLGVASGWFIDQDISHWHVWDDMAQAFVKQFQYNIDIAPDRNSLSNMKKKPTESFREYAIKWREPAARVKPPMDNHELITIFLEAQEPDYFQNMMSAMGRPFAEAIKIGEMVENGLKTGRIVSKSSLKATTQAIQSGSGSLVNRKKRDEWSMMILGSRKVQRGASHPYVQV; translated from the coding sequence atgttccctcacatcCATTTGCCACTAGGGTTCAAGATccaaaaatttgagaaatatgatggacaCGGTGACCCTATCACCTActtgaaaaggtactgcaaccagctGAGGGGTGCAGGAGGAAAAGAAGagttgttgatggcttattttggggaaagtctttTGGGGGTAGCCTCCGGATGGTTCATTGATCAAGATATCTCTCATTGGcatgtctgggacgacatggcccaggcctttgtcaaacaattCCAGTACAATATTGATATTGCACCAGATCGCAATTCCCTAtccaatatgaagaaaaagccgactgaaagctttagggagtatgCCATCAAATGGAGGGAGCcagcagctagagttaagccacccatggataatCATGAATTGATCACTATTTTTCTGGAGGCTCAAGAGcctgattactttcagaacatgatgtccgcgaTGGGTAGGCCTTTTGCAGAAGCAATCAAAATAGGGGAGATGGTCGAAAATGGTCTCAAGACTGGAAGAATTGTAAGTAAATCTTCTCTAAAAGCCACCACCCAAGCAATCCAAAGTGGGTCGGGAAGTTTGGTAAATAGAAAGAAGAGAGATGAATGGTCCATGATGATCTTGGGATCCAGGAAAGTTCAAAGAGGGGCATCACACCCTTATGTGCAAGTTTAG